From the Plasmodium cynomolgi strain B DNA, scaffold: 1270, whole genome shotgun sequence genome, the window TTGTCCAATAACAAAAAtagttttatataaataatgtttaatatgttttatcttttattttcagtaCCCCTttctaaataaaatatggaaattATATGAGGAATTTAATAAAACAGTAGATAATTCGGacaattataaatattattatgatgAAACGTGTAAAGGAATTATGAAACTAGtagaaaatgatgaagaacGGTACAaagatatatgtataaaactTCTCAGAAATTtaggaatattttcttctgaaACGAATACTGCTAAATATAATTCTGAACGTTGTAGAAACTTAAATAGCTGGTTATACTACATAATAAAGGATTATGATGTTCAACAAGATGCTTTTACGAAAATATTCGATGTATCTAATGGAATATTGGAAAAACGTGTTAACCATCCCTACTGCAGttactatttatataaggATAAATATCACGACcctaataaaataa encodes:
- a CDS encoding hypothetical protein (putative); this translates as MSEIKVDTKELRKNYPFLNKIWKLYEEFNKTVDNSDNYKYYYDETCKGIMKLVENDEERYKDICIKLLRNLGIFSSETNTAKYNSERCRNLNSWLYYIIKDYDVQQDAFTKIFDVSNGILEKRVNHPYCSYYLYKDKYHDPNKIIKLINLQEYVYDILSILNNKDDENQCSCLKFIYECANIYKEMNKIYCN